The following coding sequences lie in one Stigmatopora argus isolate UIUO_Sarg chromosome 5, RoL_Sarg_1.0, whole genome shotgun sequence genomic window:
- the ank1a gene encoding ankyrin-1a isoform X5, with protein sequence MPVKTITFGADAGNSFLRAARSGNLDKALEHIKNGIDINTANQNGLNGLHLASKEGHVKMVLELLHNGIVLETTTKKGNTALHIAALAGQEQVVTELVNYGADVNAQSQKGFTPLYMAAQENHLEVVKFLLENGANQSIPTEDGFTPLAVALQQGHENIVALLINYGTKGKVRLPALHISARNDDTRTAAVLLQNDPNPDVLSKTGFTPLHIAAHYENLNVAQLLLNRGANVNFTPKNGITPLHIASRRGNVIMVRLLLDRGAQIDAKTKDELTPLHCAARNGHVRIIEILLDNGAPIQAKTKNGLSPIHMSAQGDHVDCVKQLLQYNADIDDVTLDHLTPLHVAAHCGHHRMAKALLDKGAKPNSRALNGFTPLHIACKKNHMRVMDLLLKHAASLEAVTESGLTPLHVTSFMGHLNIVKILLQKGASPSASNVKVETPLHMASRAGHFEVAEFLLQNAASVDAKAKDDQTPLHCASRMGHKQIVKLLLEHKAKPNSTTTAGHTPLHIAAREGHAQTVRILLDMEAQQTKMTKKGFTPLHVASKYGKVDVAELLLERGANPNAAGKNGLTPLHVAVHHNNLDVVNLLVSKGGSPHSAARNGYTALHIASKQNQIEVANSLLQSGASANAESLQGVTPLHLASQEGRPDMVSLLLSKQANVNLGNKSGLTPLHLVAQEGHVGIADILVKQGASVYAATRMGYTPLHVACHYGNIKMVKFLLQQQANVNSKTRLGYTPLHQAAQQGHTDIVTLLLKHGAQPNETTTNGTSALAIAKRLGYISVIDVLKLVTDETVSMTTTEKHRMSFPETVDEILDVSEDEGLAQLTLGEELLGTEGARYMKMDDMKDHDDDFLSPKKSLENYSPAIPRIPRVSPETVMLKEHELDQHTPLPLPKEYDDDSLIPSSPATETSDNVSPVASPIHTGFLVSFMVDARGGSMRGSRHNGLRVIIPPRTCAAPTRITCRLVKPQKLTSPPPLVEGEGLASRIISLGPAGMQFLGPVIVEIPHFAALGRGDRELVVLRSENGNVWKEHRNRYGDEVLETILNGMDEDLESQEELVKKRIRRIISTDFPLYFAVVSRVQQESDLIGPEGGSLMSKLVPLVQATFPETAVTKRVRLGLQAQPVPDELVAKLLGSQANFSPVVTVEPRRRKFHRPIGLRIPLPPSWRESPRDSGEGDTTSLRLLCSVIGGTAAAQWEDITGTTKLAYANQCASFTTNVSARFWLADCPRTAESVSFANVLYKELSAVPYMAKFVVFAKMNELREGRLRCYCMTDDKMDKTLEQHENFTEVARSRDIEVMEGMPLHLECSGNLVPVRKAAQQPRCFSFQAFRDNRLPVSVKVRDSSKEHTGFLSFLRKTTKYEDCQHVLCNLNITMPPCIKIIGSEDRRRTLTPLALRERYSALNEPAMASMSAMERTELKMAVIAEQLGLSWAELARELQLSVDDINKIRVENPNSLLDQSSALLNLWATREGKRAKMETLYVALKNIDRMDIVTLLEGQPAQDPRQGSRQLGKRHNEREHLSPAMTNGYGLAPDELLSPASMQYSLPSPLGAEPYWQEVSSLDCAPIATTEEDTLMEMADVQVWPCGNSPSLVPMEDSSLECSHADDSEGLLGLPFGSLGRPASRASGGGVAQSGSIEPEDDSEMGIDSLSTATPASLGGTIAGINLNGLNNGQGSEASSELSAVTSTTGGNGGRGGGGGGGGAGTEGSEEGLSLVTGQQRVYARLSESPGLTYVADRNGDRSSNGGNGGSSFISYMQEQTSPGWMANQPKTRQVIDTMISSCCNSMDGDQSHMSQEALLQPARDVHGNSEILRGHFRGAQPFDKGLGFQHRPAELRAWDDMRFKGQGDEAEDLPGEQVSEEQFTDEHGNIVTKKIVRKVVRRGKGEDGVQDVSGDGSLQDANELEVDAEQFMSYAILGRESSKPDTVDTVKKGAQIVKCASLRRVKQ encoded by the exons ATGCCAGTCAAGACCATCACTTTCGGA GCAGATGCTGGCAACAGTTTTCTCCGAGCGGCTCGGTCTGGCAACCTGGACAAGGCCCTGGAACACATTAAGAATGGCATTGACATAAATACAGCCAATCAG AATGGGCTCAATGGGCTTCACCTGGCCTCGAAAGAAGGCCACGTCAAGATGGTGCTTGAATTACTTCACAACGGAATTGTACTGGAGACCACGACTAAG AAAGGAAACACGGCCCTGCACATTGCAGCCCTGGCCGGGCAGGAGCAGGTGGTCACAGAGCTGGTTAACTACGGGGCCGACGTTAACGCTCAGTCGCAG AAGGGTTTCACTCCACTCTACATGGCTGCACAAGAAAACCATCTAGAGGTTGTGAAGTTTCTTCTGGAGAACGGGGCTAATCAAAGCATTCCGACCGAG GATGGATTCACTCCACTGGCTGTGGCTTTACAACAGGGCCATGAAAATATCGTAGCCCTGCTCATCAACTACGGGACCAAAGGGAAAGTCCGTCTCCCTGCACTTCACATTTCAGCGCGCAATGACGATACACGCACAGCTGCAGTGCTTCTGCAAAATGACCCAAACCCAGATGTGCTCAGCAAG ACTGGATTCACACCACTCCACATTGCTGCACACTATGAAAACCTGAATGTTGCTCAACTACTTCTCAACAGAGGAGCCAATGTCAATTTCACCCCAAAG AACGGCATCACACCTCTGCACATTGCATCCAGACGGGGGAATGTGATCATGGTCCGACTCCTCTTGGATAGAGGGGCGCAAATCGATGCCAAAACCAAG GATGAGCTCACTCCTCTGCACTGTGCAGCCAGAAACGGTCACGTCAGAATAATAGAAATTCTTCTTGACAATGGTGCCCCCATTCAGGCTAAAACCAAG AATGGTCTATCTCCAATCCACATGTCAGCTCAGGGGGACCACGTAGACTGTGTCAAGCAGCTGTTACAGTATAATGCAGACATTGATGATGTCACGTTGGACCACCTGACACCTCTACACGTGGCTGCGCATTGTGGACACCACAGAATGGCAAAAGCTCTGTTGGACAAGGGCGCCAAACCCAACTCGAGAGCACTG AATGGCTTCACTCCTTTGCACATTGCTTGTAAAAAGAACCATATGCGTGTGATGGATCTGTTGCTTAAACATGCAGCATCGCTAGAGGCTGTGACTGAG TCTGGCTTGACACCCTTACATGTGACATCTTTCATGGGCCACCTCAACATTGTGAAGATCCTGCTGCAGAAAGGAGCTTCTCCCAGCGCTTCTAATGTG AAAGTTGAAACCCCCCTCCATATGGCATCGCGGGCAGGACACTTTGAGGTGGCCGAGTTTTTATTACAGAATGCTGCCTCAGTGGATGCAAAAGCCAAG GATGACCAAACTCCCCTTCATTGTGCTTCTCGAATGGGCCACAAGCAGATAGTGAAACTGCTGTTAGAGCACAAAGCCAAACCAAACTCCACAACCACAGCAGGACACACGCCTCTTCACATCGCTGCCCGGGAGGGCCATGCGCAAACCGTGCGCATCCTTCTGGATATGGAAGCACAGCAGACTAAAATGACCAAG AAAGGCTTTACACCGCTTCATGTGGCTTCCAAGTATGGAAAGGTAGATGTGGCTGAGCTCTTGTTGGAGCGAGGAGCTAACCCCAATGCTGCCGGGAAG AATGGTCTGACTCCACTGCATGTCGCTGTGCATCACAACAACCTGGATGTTGTCAACCTGCTTGTCAGCAAAGGAGGTTCCCCACACAGTGCAGCCCGG AATGGCTACACCGCATTGCACATTGCGTCCAAGCAGAATCAGATAGAGGTGGCAAACAGCCTGTTGCAGAGCGGAGCTTCGGCCAATGCCGAGTCTCTACAGGGCGTGACGCCTCTCCACCTGGCTTCTCAGGAAGGAAGGCCTGACATGGTCTCTCTGCTCCTTTCCAAGCAAGCGAATGTCAACCTTGGCAACAAG AGTGGACTGACACCACTCCATCTTGTGGCACAGGAAGGACACGTTGGCATTGCTGACATTTTAGTCAAGCAAGGAGCGTCAGTCTATGCAGCCACACGG ATGGGCTACACACCTCTCCATGTAGCATGTCACTATGGCAACATCAAGATGGTGAAGTTTCTGCTGCAGCAACAGGCCAACGTCAACAGCAAAACACGG CTTGGTTACACGCCACTGCACCAGGCTGCTCAGCAAGGACACACAGACATTGTCACGCTGCTTCTGAAGCACGGAGCGCAGCCTAACGAGACGACAACG aatgggACGTCAGCGCTTGCCATTGCCAAGAGGCTGGGCTACATCTCTGTGATTGACGTGCTCAAGCTTGTGACTGACGAGACTGTTTCCATG ACCACTACAGAGAAACACCGTATGAGTTTCCCAGAAACAGTGGACGAGATACTGGATGTATCTGAGGACGAAG gactTGCCCAGCTAACTTTAG GAGAGGAGCTCCTGGGGACAGAAGGTGCCAGGTACATGAAGATGGATGACATGAAAGACCATGATGACGATTTCCTCTCCCCCAAGAAATCACTGGA AAATTACTCTCCCGCCATTCCAAGGATTCCCCGTGTTTCTCCCGAGACGGTCATGCTGAAAGAACACGAGTTAGATCAG cACACCCCACTTCCACTGCCAAAAGAGTACGACGATGACTCTCTGATCCCCAGCAGCCCGGCAACTGAGACATCAGACAATGTCAGCCCAGTCGCCAGCCCCATACACACAGG GTTTCTGGTCAGTTTTATGGTCGATGCACGCGGAGGCTCAATGCGAGGCAGTAGGCACAACGGACTGCGGGTCATCATCCCCCCAAGGacctgtgcggctcccacccgCATCACTTGTCGCCTGGTGAAGCCGCAGAAGCTTACGAGCCCGCCTCCACTTGTGGAAGGAGAGGGCCTGGCCAGCAGAATTATCTCCCTGGGTCCTGCTGGCATGCAGTTTCTTGG ACCAGTGATTGTGGAGATCCCCCACTTTGCTGCTCTGGGTCGTGGCGACCGCGAGCTTGTGGTGCTCCGGAGTGAGAATGGAAATGTGTGGAAGGAACATCGCAATCGATACGGTGACGAAGTTCTCGAGACGATCCTTAACGGGATGGATGAAG ATTTGGAAAGTCAGGAGGAACTCGTGAAGAAGAGAATTCGCCGCATCATTTCAACGGACTTTCCGCTGTATTTTGCCGTGGTTTCGCGAGTCCAGCAAGAGAGCGACCTGATTGGTCCTGAAGGAGGGTCATTGATGAGCAAGCTGGTGCCGCTGGTCCAGGCCACGTTTCCCGAGACGGCGGTCACCAAGCGAGTCCGTCTGGGGCTGCAG GCACAGCCTGTTCCAGATGAGTTGGTGGCCAAATTGCTAGGTAGCCAAGCCAACTTTAGCCCCGTGGTGACGGTGGAGCCTCGGCGACGGAAGTTCCACCGGCCCATCGGGCTCCGCATCCCCCTACCCCCATCCTGGCGGGAGAGTCCCCGAGACTCCGGGGAGGGGGACACCACTAGTCTACGCCTGCTTTGCTCTGTCATAG GTGGAACAGCTGCAGCCCAATGGGAAGACATCACTGGAACTACTAAACTTGCCTACGCGAATCAATGTGCCAGTTTCACAACCAATGTTTCTGCACG GTTCTGGCTCGCCGACTGTCCTCGTACAGCAGAGTCTGTCTCCTTTGCCAATGTGCTCTACAAAGAACTGTCAGCTGTACCTTACATGGCGAAGTTTGTGGTTTTCGCCAAGATGAATGAGTTGCGCGAAGGCCGTCTGCGCTGCTACTGCATGACTGACGATAAAATGGATAAAACATTGGAGCAGCACGAAAACTTTACAGAAGTGGCCCGGAGCAGGGACATCGAG GTGATGGAGGGAATGCCGCTCCACCTGGAATGTTCTGGCAATCTCGTACCGGTGCGGAAGGCAGCCCAGCAGCCTCGTTGCTTCAGCTTCCAGGCCTTTCGAGACAACAGACTTCCGGTCTCTGTTAAG GTGAGAGATAGCAGCAAAGAGCACACCGGCTTCCTGTCTTTCCTCCGCAAGACCACCAAGTATGAAGACTGCCAACATGTGCTGTGTAACCTCAACATTACCATGCCTCCATGCATCAAG ATTATTGGAAGTGAAGACCGCAGGAGAACTTTGACCCCGCTGGCTCTAAGAGAAAGATACAGTGCCCTGAATGAACCTGCCATgg CATCAATGAGCGCCATGGAGAGAACTGAGCTCAAAATGGCTGTGATTGCAGAACAACTGGGACTGAGCTGGGCTG AGTTGGCCCGTGAGCTTCAGCTGAGTGTGGATGACATCAATAAGATCCGTGTGGAGAATCCCAATTCCCTGCTGGATCAAAGTTCTGCTCTACTCAACTTGTGGGCGACACGTGAGGGCAAGAGAGCAAAAA TGGAAACCTTGTACGTGGCCCTGAAGAACATCGACCGCATGGACATAGTCACTCTGCTAGAGGGTCAACCAGCACAGGATCCCAGACAAGGTTCGCGCCAACTCGGCAAACGACATAATGAAAGAGAACACCTCTCTCCTGCTATGACCAATG GTTATGGGCTGGCGCCGGATGAGCTTCTGTCCCCGGCCTCCATGCAGTACAGCCTGCCCTCGCCTCTGGGTGCTGAGCCCTACTGGCAGGAGGTCTCCAGCCTGGACTGTGCGCCCATTGCCACCACGGAGGAGGACACCCTCATGGAGATGGCTGACGTGCAGGTGTGGCCCTGCGGTAATTCCCCCTCCCTAGTGCCCATGGAGGATTCCTCCCTGGAGTGTAGTCACGCAGACGACTCCGAGGGCCTGCTCGGGTTGCCCTTCGGAAGTCTGGGGCGGCCGGCCAGTCGGGCCAGCGGAGGGGGTGTCGCGCAGAGCGGCTCCATCGAACCCGAAGACGATTCGGAGATGGGCATCGACTCGCTTAGCACTGCCACGCCGGCGTCGCTCGGCGGCACCATTGCTGGTATCAATCTTAACGGACTGAACAATGGTCAGGGGTCAGAGGCCAGTTCGGAGTTATCGGCTGTCACTAGCACGACTGGTGGCAATGGAGgacgagggggaggaggaggaggaggaggagcagggaCTGAGGGCTCAGAGGAAGGCCTTTCTCTTGTTACAGGACAGCAAAGGGTATATGCCCGACTCAGTGAGTCACCTGGTCTCACCTATGTTGCAGATCGGAATGGCGACCG GTCATCTAATGGAGGAAATGGAGGCAGCTCGTTCATTTCATACATGCAGGAGCAGACAAGCCCAGGGTGGATGGCCAACCAACCCAAAACTAGACAGGTCATCGACACGATGATATCATCATGTTGCAACTCGATGGACGGAGATCAGTCCCATATGTCCCAGGAGGCTTTGCTCCAACCGGCGAGAGACGTGCACGGCAACTCTGAAATTTTACGAGGGCACTTCCGGGGTGCCCAGCCATTCGACAAGGGTTTGGGCTTCCAACACAGGCCGG
- the ank1a gene encoding ankyrin-1a isoform X9 has protein sequence MPVKTITFGADAGNSFLRAARSGNLDKALEHIKNGIDINTANQNGLNGLHLASKEGHVKMVLELLHNGIVLETTTKKGNTALHIAALAGQEQVVTELVNYGADVNAQSQKGFTPLYMAAQENHLEVVKFLLENGANQSIPTEDGFTPLAVALQQGHENIVALLINYGTKGKVRLPALHISARNDDTRTAAVLLQNDPNPDVLSKTGFTPLHIAAHYENLNVAQLLLNRGANVNFTPKNGITPLHIASRRGNVIMVRLLLDRGAQIDAKTKDELTPLHCAARNGHVRIIEILLDNGAPIQAKTKNGLSPIHMSAQGDHVDCVKQLLQYNADIDDVTLDHLTPLHVAAHCGHHRMAKALLDKGAKPNSRALNGFTPLHIACKKNHMRVMDLLLKHAASLEAVTESGLTPLHVTSFMGHLNIVKILLQKGASPSASNVKVETPLHMASRAGHFEVAEFLLQNAASVDAKAKDDQTPLHCASRMGHKQIVKLLLEHKAKPNSTTTAGHTPLHIAAREGHAQTVRILLDMEAQQTKMTKKGFTPLHVASKYGKVDVAELLLERGANPNAAGKNGLTPLHVAVHHNNLDVVNLLVSKGGSPHSAARNGYTALHIASKQNQIEVANSLLQSGASANAESLQGVTPLHLASQEGRPDMVSLLLSKQANVNLGNKSGLTPLHLVAQEGHVGIADILVKQGASVYAATRMGYTPLHVACHYGNIKMVKFLLQQQANVNSKTRLGYTPLHQAAQQGHTDIVTLLLKHGAQPNETTTNGTSALAIAKRLGYISVIDVLKLVTDETVSMTTTEKHRMSFPETVDEILDVSEDEGLAQLTLGEELLGTEGARYMKMDDMKDHDDDFLSPKKSLEYERGLGTANYSPAIPRIPRVSPETVMLKEHELDQHTPLPLPKEYDDDSLIPSSPATETSDNVSPVASPIHTGFLVSFMVDARGGSMRGSRHNGLRVIIPPRTCAAPTRITCRLVKPQKLTSPPPLVEGEGLASRIISLGPAGMQFLGPVIVEIPHFAALGRGDRELVVLRSENGNVWKEHRNRYGDEVLETILNGMDEDLESQEELVKKRIRRIISTDFPLYFAVVSRVQQESDLIGPEGGSLMSKLVPLVQATFPETAVTKRVRLGLQAQPVPDELVAKLLGSQANFSPVVTVEPRRRKFHRPIGLRIPLPPSWRESPRDSGEGDTTSLRLLCSVIGGTAAAQWEDITGTTKLAYANQCASFTTNVSARFWLADCPRTAESVSFANVLYKELSAVPYMAKFVVFAKMNELREGRLRCYCMTDDKMDKTLEQHENFTEVARSRDIEVMEGMPLHLECSGNLVPVRKAAQQPRCFSFQAFRDNRLPVSVKVRDSSKEHTGFLSFLRKTTKYEDCQHVLCNLNITMPPCIKIIGSEDRRRTLTPLALRERYSALNEPAMASMSAMERTELKMAVIAEQLGLSWAELARELQLSVDDINKIRVENPNSLLDQSSALLNLWATREGKRAKMETLYVALKNIDRMDIVTLLEGQPAQDPRQGSRQLGKRHNEREHLSPAMTNGYGLAPDELLSPASMQYSLPSPLGAEPYWQEVSSLDCAPIATTEEDTLMEMADVQVWPCGNSPSLVPMEDSSLECSHADDSEGLLGLPFGSLGRPASRASGGGVAQSGSIEPEDDSEMGIDSLSTATPASLGGTIAGINLNGLNNGQGSEASSELSAVTSTTGGNGGRGGGGGGGGAGTEGSEEGLSLVTGQQRVYARLSESPGLTYVADRNGDRSSNGGNGGSSFISYMQEQTSPGWMANQPKTRQVIDTMISSCCNSMDGDQSHMSQEALLQPARDVHGNSEILRGHFRGAQPFDKGLGFQHRPAELRAWDDMRFKGQGDEAEDLPGEQVSEEQFTDEHGNIVTKKIVRKVVRRGKGEDGVQDVSGDGSLQDANELEVDAEQFMSYAILGRESSKPDTVDTVKKGAQIVKCASLRRVKQ, from the exons ATGCCAGTCAAGACCATCACTTTCGGA GCAGATGCTGGCAACAGTTTTCTCCGAGCGGCTCGGTCTGGCAACCTGGACAAGGCCCTGGAACACATTAAGAATGGCATTGACATAAATACAGCCAATCAG AATGGGCTCAATGGGCTTCACCTGGCCTCGAAAGAAGGCCACGTCAAGATGGTGCTTGAATTACTTCACAACGGAATTGTACTGGAGACCACGACTAAG AAAGGAAACACGGCCCTGCACATTGCAGCCCTGGCCGGGCAGGAGCAGGTGGTCACAGAGCTGGTTAACTACGGGGCCGACGTTAACGCTCAGTCGCAG AAGGGTTTCACTCCACTCTACATGGCTGCACAAGAAAACCATCTAGAGGTTGTGAAGTTTCTTCTGGAGAACGGGGCTAATCAAAGCATTCCGACCGAG GATGGATTCACTCCACTGGCTGTGGCTTTACAACAGGGCCATGAAAATATCGTAGCCCTGCTCATCAACTACGGGACCAAAGGGAAAGTCCGTCTCCCTGCACTTCACATTTCAGCGCGCAATGACGATACACGCACAGCTGCAGTGCTTCTGCAAAATGACCCAAACCCAGATGTGCTCAGCAAG ACTGGATTCACACCACTCCACATTGCTGCACACTATGAAAACCTGAATGTTGCTCAACTACTTCTCAACAGAGGAGCCAATGTCAATTTCACCCCAAAG AACGGCATCACACCTCTGCACATTGCATCCAGACGGGGGAATGTGATCATGGTCCGACTCCTCTTGGATAGAGGGGCGCAAATCGATGCCAAAACCAAG GATGAGCTCACTCCTCTGCACTGTGCAGCCAGAAACGGTCACGTCAGAATAATAGAAATTCTTCTTGACAATGGTGCCCCCATTCAGGCTAAAACCAAG AATGGTCTATCTCCAATCCACATGTCAGCTCAGGGGGACCACGTAGACTGTGTCAAGCAGCTGTTACAGTATAATGCAGACATTGATGATGTCACGTTGGACCACCTGACACCTCTACACGTGGCTGCGCATTGTGGACACCACAGAATGGCAAAAGCTCTGTTGGACAAGGGCGCCAAACCCAACTCGAGAGCACTG AATGGCTTCACTCCTTTGCACATTGCTTGTAAAAAGAACCATATGCGTGTGATGGATCTGTTGCTTAAACATGCAGCATCGCTAGAGGCTGTGACTGAG TCTGGCTTGACACCCTTACATGTGACATCTTTCATGGGCCACCTCAACATTGTGAAGATCCTGCTGCAGAAAGGAGCTTCTCCCAGCGCTTCTAATGTG AAAGTTGAAACCCCCCTCCATATGGCATCGCGGGCAGGACACTTTGAGGTGGCCGAGTTTTTATTACAGAATGCTGCCTCAGTGGATGCAAAAGCCAAG GATGACCAAACTCCCCTTCATTGTGCTTCTCGAATGGGCCACAAGCAGATAGTGAAACTGCTGTTAGAGCACAAAGCCAAACCAAACTCCACAACCACAGCAGGACACACGCCTCTTCACATCGCTGCCCGGGAGGGCCATGCGCAAACCGTGCGCATCCTTCTGGATATGGAAGCACAGCAGACTAAAATGACCAAG AAAGGCTTTACACCGCTTCATGTGGCTTCCAAGTATGGAAAGGTAGATGTGGCTGAGCTCTTGTTGGAGCGAGGAGCTAACCCCAATGCTGCCGGGAAG AATGGTCTGACTCCACTGCATGTCGCTGTGCATCACAACAACCTGGATGTTGTCAACCTGCTTGTCAGCAAAGGAGGTTCCCCACACAGTGCAGCCCGG AATGGCTACACCGCATTGCACATTGCGTCCAAGCAGAATCAGATAGAGGTGGCAAACAGCCTGTTGCAGAGCGGAGCTTCGGCCAATGCCGAGTCTCTACAGGGCGTGACGCCTCTCCACCTGGCTTCTCAGGAAGGAAGGCCTGACATGGTCTCTCTGCTCCTTTCCAAGCAAGCGAATGTCAACCTTGGCAACAAG AGTGGACTGACACCACTCCATCTTGTGGCACAGGAAGGACACGTTGGCATTGCTGACATTTTAGTCAAGCAAGGAGCGTCAGTCTATGCAGCCACACGG ATGGGCTACACACCTCTCCATGTAGCATGTCACTATGGCAACATCAAGATGGTGAAGTTTCTGCTGCAGCAACAGGCCAACGTCAACAGCAAAACACGG CTTGGTTACACGCCACTGCACCAGGCTGCTCAGCAAGGACACACAGACATTGTCACGCTGCTTCTGAAGCACGGAGCGCAGCCTAACGAGACGACAACG aatgggACGTCAGCGCTTGCCATTGCCAAGAGGCTGGGCTACATCTCTGTGATTGACGTGCTCAAGCTTGTGACTGACGAGACTGTTTCCATG ACCACTACAGAGAAACACCGTATGAGTTTCCCAGAAACAGTGGACGAGATACTGGATGTATCTGAGGACGAAG gactTGCCCAGCTAACTTTAG GAGAGGAGCTCCTGGGGACAGAAGGTGCCAGGTACATGAAGATGGATGACATGAAAGACCATGATGACGATTTCCTCTCCCCCAAGAAATCACTGGAGTACGAGAGAGGGCTGGGCACAGC AAATTACTCTCCCGCCATTCCAAGGATTCCCCGTGTTTCTCCCGAGACGGTCATGCTGAAAGAACACGAGTTAGATCAG cACACCCCACTTCCACTGCCAAAAGAGTACGACGATGACTCTCTGATCCCCAGCAGCCCGGCAACTGAGACATCAGACAATGTCAGCCCAGTCGCCAGCCCCATACACACAGG GTTTCTGGTCAGTTTTATGGTCGATGCACGCGGAGGCTCAATGCGAGGCAGTAGGCACAACGGACTGCGGGTCATCATCCCCCCAAGGacctgtgcggctcccacccgCATCACTTGTCGCCTGGTGAAGCCGCAGAAGCTTACGAGCCCGCCTCCACTTGTGGAAGGAGAGGGCCTGGCCAGCAGAATTATCTCCCTGGGTCCTGCTGGCATGCAGTTTCTTGG ACCAGTGATTGTGGAGATCCCCCACTTTGCTGCTCTGGGTCGTGGCGACCGCGAGCTTGTGGTGCTCCGGAGTGAGAATGGAAATGTGTGGAAGGAACATCGCAATCGATACGGTGACGAAGTTCTCGAGACGATCCTTAACGGGATGGATGAAG ATTTGGAAAGTCAGGAGGAACTCGTGAAGAAGAGAATTCGCCGCATCATTTCAACGGACTTTCCGCTGTATTTTGCCGTGGTTTCGCGAGTCCAGCAAGAGAGCGACCTGATTGGTCCTGAAGGAGGGTCATTGATGAGCAAGCTGGTGCCGCTGGTCCAGGCCACGTTTCCCGAGACGGCGGTCACCAAGCGAGTCCGTCTGGGGCTGCAG GCACAGCCTGTTCCAGATGAGTTGGTGGCCAAATTGCTAGGTAGCCAAGCCAACTTTAGCCCCGTGGTGACGGTGGAGCCTCGGCGACGGAAGTTCCACCGGCCCATCGGGCTCCGCATCCCCCTACCCCCATCCTGGCGGGAGAGTCCCCGAGACTCCGGGGAGGGGGACACCACTAGTCTACGCCTGCTTTGCTCTGTCATAG GTGGAACAGCTGCAGCCCAATGGGAAGACATCACTGGAACTACTAAACTTGCCTACGCGAATCAATGTGCCAGTTTCACAACCAATGTTTCTGCACG GTTCTGGCTCGCCGACTGTCCTCGTACAGCAGAGTCTGTCTCCTTTGCCAATGTGCTCTACAAAGAACTGTCAGCTGTACCTTACATGGCGAAGTTTGTGGTTTTCGCCAAGATGAATGAGTTGCGCGAAGGCCGTCTGCGCTGCTACTGCATGACTGACGATAAAATGGATAAAACATTGGAGCAGCACGAAAACTTTACAGAAGTGGCCCGGAGCAGGGACATCGAG GTGATGGAGGGAATGCCGCTCCACCTGGAATGTTCTGGCAATCTCGTACCGGTGCGGAAGGCAGCCCAGCAGCCTCGTTGCTTCAGCTTCCAGGCCTTTCGAGACAACAGACTTCCGGTCTCTGTTAAG GTGAGAGATAGCAGCAAAGAGCACACCGGCTTCCTGTCTTTCCTCCGCAAGACCACCAAGTATGAAGACTGCCAACATGTGCTGTGTAACCTCAACATTACCATGCCTCCATGCATCAAG ATTATTGGAAGTGAAGACCGCAGGAGAACTTTGACCCCGCTGGCTCTAAGAGAAAGATACAGTGCCCTGAATGAACCTGCCATgg CATCAATGAGCGCCATGGAGAGAACTGAGCTCAAAATGGCTGTGATTGCAGAACAACTGGGACTGAGCTGGGCTG AGTTGGCCCGTGAGCTTCAGCTGAGTGTGGATGACATCAATAAGATCCGTGTGGAGAATCCCAATTCCCTGCTGGATCAAAGTTCTGCTCTACTCAACTTGTGGGCGACACGTGAGGGCAAGAGAGCAAAAA TGGAAACCTTGTACGTGGCCCTGAAGAACATCGACCGCATGGACATAGTCACTCTGCTAGAGGGTCAACCAGCACAGGATCCCAGACAAGGTTCGCGCCAACTCGGCAAACGACATAATGAAAGAGAACACCTCTCTCCTGCTATGACCAATG GTTATGGGCTGGCGCCGGATGAGCTTCTGTCCCCGGCCTCCATGCAGTACAGCCTGCCCTCGCCTCTGGGTGCTGAGCCCTACTGGCAGGAGGTCTCCAGCCTGGACTGTGCGCCCATTGCCACCACGGAGGAGGACACCCTCATGGAGATGGCTGACGTGCAGGTGTGGCCCTGCGGTAATTCCCCCTCCCTAGTGCCCATGGAGGATTCCTCCCTGGAGTGTAGTCACGCAGACGACTCCGAGGGCCTGCTCGGGTTGCCCTTCGGAAGTCTGGGGCGGCCGGCCAGTCGGGCCAGCGGAGGGGGTGTCGCGCAGAGCGGCTCCATCGAACCCGAAGACGATTCGGAGATGGGCATCGACTCGCTTAGCACTGCCACGCCGGCGTCGCTCGGCGGCACCATTGCTGGTATCAATCTTAACGGACTGAACAATGGTCAGGGGTCAGAGGCCAGTTCGGAGTTATCGGCTGTCACTAGCACGACTGGTGGCAATGGAGgacgagggggaggaggaggaggaggaggagcagggaCTGAGGGCTCAGAGGAAGGCCTTTCTCTTGTTACAGGACAGCAAAGGGTATATGCCCGACTCAGTGAGTCACCTGGTCTCACCTATGTTGCAGATCGGAATGGCGACCG GTCATCTAATGGAGGAAATGGAGGCAGCTCGTTCATTTCATACATGCAGGAGCAGACAAGCCCAGGGTGGATGGCCAACCAACCCAAAACTAGACAGGTCATCGACACGATGATATCATCATGTTGCAACTCGATGGACGGAGATCAGTCCCATATGTCCCAGGAGGCTTTGCTCCAACCGGCGAGAGACGTGCACGGCAACTCTGAAATTTTACGAGGGCACTTCCGGGGTGCCCAGCCATTCGACAAGGGTTTGGGCTTCCAACACAGGCCGG